From Streptomyces chrestomyceticus JCM 4735, one genomic window encodes:
- a CDS encoding ABC transporter permease produces the protein MSSVRRPDHHRPDHRADLRHVLTHLVTPLLMCIGMGLAYLGAFAHPEPHHLPVAVVGSGSQAQVLAQSISDKAHGGLDVRTVGSRAEAVDQLKHQEIFGAYVMDAHSSGGGAPAGASGGASAPKDGESAAKNGAGAGVKDDGGTAVKHEGASAAGAKAAPELVVATAGSDTTATVVQKIFTPVAAQQGAPLKVTDVAPPAEDDPTGQGIFFLMVAVSIGSYASVAVIGGAGAVLPIRLRAALAVGTSFVVSILGTLFAGPVFHLVDHGLWGLWSMAWLYSAGILLIGTGLHTFLKRWTTLGVMALFVMLNFTSAGGVFRPELQNGFFASLHAFWNGAGFVEGTRSHVYFDNNGLAGHVWTLVLWLVVGFVMIGVASLAEARRRRAAAAAAQNATAVAAAAVAATVPERRPAHAAGAGDGENAERAGRTKAAEEAEEEMEEAVGV, from the coding sequence ATGAGTTCGGTCCGACGTCCTGACCACCACCGCCCCGACCACAGAGCCGATCTGCGGCACGTCCTGACCCACCTGGTCACCCCGCTGCTGATGTGCATCGGGATGGGCCTGGCCTACCTGGGTGCGTTCGCGCACCCCGAGCCGCACCACCTGCCCGTCGCCGTGGTCGGTTCGGGGTCCCAGGCGCAGGTGCTCGCCCAGTCGATCAGCGACAAGGCGCACGGTGGCCTGGACGTCCGCACGGTCGGCAGCCGGGCCGAGGCCGTGGACCAACTGAAGCACCAGGAGATCTTCGGCGCGTACGTGATGGACGCGCACTCCTCCGGCGGTGGCGCACCGGCCGGGGCGAGCGGCGGGGCGTCGGCCCCGAAGGACGGAGAGTCGGCGGCGAAGAACGGCGCCGGGGCCGGCGTTAAGGACGACGGCGGTACGGCCGTGAAGCACGAGGGCGCGTCCGCCGCCGGTGCGAAGGCGGCGCCGGAACTGGTGGTCGCGACCGCCGGCTCCGACACCACGGCGACCGTGGTGCAGAAGATCTTCACCCCCGTCGCGGCCCAGCAGGGTGCGCCGCTCAAGGTCACCGACGTCGCTCCGCCGGCCGAGGACGACCCGACGGGCCAGGGCATCTTCTTCCTGATGGTCGCGGTCAGCATCGGCTCGTACGCCTCGGTCGCGGTGATCGGCGGCGCCGGGGCCGTCCTGCCGATCCGGCTGCGCGCGGCGCTGGCGGTCGGTACCTCCTTCGTGGTCAGCATCCTCGGAACGCTCTTCGCCGGACCGGTCTTCCACCTCGTGGACCACGGGCTGTGGGGGCTGTGGTCCATGGCCTGGCTGTACTCGGCGGGCATCCTGCTGATCGGTACCGGCCTGCACACGTTCCTCAAGCGCTGGACCACGCTGGGCGTCATGGCGCTGTTCGTGATGCTCAACTTCACCTCGGCGGGCGGCGTCTTCCGCCCCGAGCTGCAGAACGGTTTCTTCGCCTCCCTCCACGCGTTCTGGAACGGCGCCGGTTTCGTCGAGGGCACCCGCAGCCACGTCTACTTCGACAACAACGGGCTGGCCGGGCACGTCTGGACGCTGGTGCTGTGGCTGGTCGTGGGCTTCGTGATGATCGGCGTGGCATCCCTGGCCGAGGCGCGCCGCCGGCGCGCGGCGGCGGCCGCGGCACAGAACGCGACGGCCGTGGCCGCGGCCGCCGTGGCCGCAACGGTGCCGGAACGCCGGCCCGCCCACGCCGCGGGAGCCGGCGACGGTGAGAACGCGGAGCGGGCCGGGCGGACCAAGGCGGCTGAGGAGGCAGAGGAGGAGATGGAAGAGGCGGTCGGAGTCTGA
- a CDS encoding response regulator transcription factor: MIRVIVADDEPLIRAGIRMILTSDQDIAVVAEAGNGREAVEAARVHGADVVLLDIQMPVMDGLTALAELRRAAPAVRALILTTFGERENVLRAMGEGSAGFLLKDSAPDELIRAVRAAAAGHAYMSPVATRHVADSLVAHGSGAGGETGATRTARRAEEARRRLSVLTEREKEVLSLLGEGLSNADAGERIHMSEATVKTYVSRILSKLGCENRVQAALLARDAESGA; encoded by the coding sequence GTGATCAGGGTGATCGTTGCCGACGACGAGCCGCTCATCAGAGCCGGTATCAGGATGATCCTCACCTCCGACCAGGACATCGCGGTCGTGGCGGAGGCGGGCAACGGCAGGGAGGCGGTCGAGGCCGCGCGGGTCCATGGCGCGGACGTGGTGCTCCTGGACATCCAGATGCCGGTCATGGACGGGCTGACGGCACTCGCCGAACTGCGCCGCGCGGCACCCGCCGTACGGGCCTTGATCCTGACGACGTTCGGGGAGCGGGAGAACGTCCTGCGGGCGATGGGCGAGGGAAGCGCGGGCTTCCTGCTGAAGGACTCCGCGCCGGACGAACTGATCCGGGCGGTGCGTGCCGCGGCCGCCGGCCATGCCTACATGTCGCCGGTGGCGACCCGGCACGTGGCCGATTCGCTGGTGGCACACGGCAGCGGTGCGGGCGGCGAGACCGGCGCGACGCGTACGGCACGGCGTGCGGAGGAGGCCAGGCGGCGGCTGTCCGTCCTGACGGAACGGGAGAAGGAGGTGCTGTCCCTGCTCGGCGAGGGGCTTTCCAACGCCGACGCGGGTGAGCGGATCCACATGAGCGAGGCGACGGTGAAGACGTACGTCAGCCGGATCCTGTCCAAGCTGGGCTGCGAGAACCGGGTACAGGCGGCGTTGCTCGCGCGCGACGCGGAGTCGGGGGCGTAG
- a CDS encoding DUF2252 domain-containing protein: MTRLPYVTGFAKPDARRPAPKAVGKALRERAPRSAHGRFTPDAGRPDAVTTVEESNAGRLPELVPIRVGRMAAGPFAFLRGTAGLMAYDLMTTPVTGIGAQICGDAHAANFGLYGDARGKLVMDLNDFDETLYGPWEWDLKRLVASLVLAGREAGASEEQCREAARDAVGAYRRTMRLLAGMSAADAWNAIADEELVSHADARDLLGTLERVVAKARKNTSARFAAKATEEIPGGGRRFVDAPPVLRRIPDAEAAAVVSSLADYLDTLPEDRLPLLARYEVQDVAFRVVGTGSVGLRSYVVLLLDHRGEPLVLQVKEAKSSALTPYVEKAGFPAPVVAHEGRRIVRGQRHMQVVSDSLLGWTTVYEPHAGSGRGGGGAGEQVARARERGRGEGRDEEWAEGRTEQWTETWSLGPETRDERGRELQPGVWPDAGPDSRDEVRDAGESAPWSAGQGEPRGQAGFEAGDGRRGEASAGPGAGASAEELGRPGDGLKAGATAEGAGETWVGPRAGSSAEGMGRAWAGPVVGATAEGVGETWAEPCAEGCSDAVVEGHGGARAVGWGTAWGDGHGGAWDAGHGEACGVESGGAGREGHGEAWGAGRGGAEIEGLGGPGSERQGGAGSGGQSGAWGQRQSGAWDGGGARGSRRAGGGPSGGRGHDTKGGVGAGGGGGEALPGAAVPEP, encoded by the coding sequence ATGACGCGATTGCCGTACGTAACGGGGTTCGCGAAGCCGGACGCGCGGAGGCCCGCGCCGAAGGCGGTCGGCAAGGCGCTCCGGGAGCGGGCACCACGGTCCGCGCACGGCCGGTTCACGCCGGACGCCGGGCGGCCCGACGCGGTGACGACCGTCGAGGAGTCCAACGCCGGCCGCCTCCCGGAACTGGTGCCCATACGGGTCGGCCGCATGGCCGCCGGCCCCTTCGCCTTCCTCCGCGGCACCGCCGGCCTGATGGCGTACGACCTGATGACCACCCCGGTGACCGGCATCGGCGCGCAGATATGCGGGGACGCGCACGCGGCCAACTTCGGTCTCTACGGCGATGCCCGCGGCAAGCTGGTGATGGATCTCAACGACTTCGACGAGACGTTGTACGGGCCCTGGGAGTGGGACCTGAAGCGGCTCGTGGCCTCGTTGGTGCTGGCCGGCCGGGAGGCGGGGGCGAGTGAGGAGCAGTGCCGTGAGGCGGCCCGGGACGCGGTGGGTGCGTACCGGCGCACGATGCGGCTGCTGGCGGGCATGTCGGCCGCCGACGCCTGGAACGCGATAGCCGACGAGGAACTGGTCTCCCACGCGGACGCCCGCGACCTGCTGGGCACGCTGGAGCGGGTGGTGGCCAAGGCGCGGAAGAACACCAGTGCGCGGTTCGCGGCGAAGGCTACGGAGGAGATACCCGGCGGCGGCAGGAGGTTCGTGGACGCTCCGCCCGTACTGCGGCGAATACCGGACGCGGAGGCCGCCGCGGTCGTCTCCTCGCTCGCCGATTACCTGGACACGCTGCCGGAGGACCGGCTCCCGCTGCTGGCCAGGTACGAGGTGCAGGACGTGGCGTTCAGGGTGGTGGGCACGGGCAGTGTGGGCCTGCGCTCGTACGTCGTCCTGCTGCTCGATCACCGCGGTGAGCCACTGGTGCTCCAGGTGAAGGAGGCGAAGAGTTCGGCCCTGACCCCGTACGTGGAGAAAGCCGGCTTCCCCGCACCGGTGGTCGCACACGAGGGCCGCCGGATCGTCCGCGGGCAGCGGCACATGCAGGTGGTGAGCGACAGCCTGCTCGGCTGGACAACGGTCTACGAGCCGCACGCGGGAAGCGGTAGGGGCGGTGGTGGCGCGGGTGAGCAGGTGGCTCGGGCACGTGAGCGGGGGCGTGGCGAGGGCAGGGACGAGGAGTGGGCTGAGGGGCGGACCGAGCAGTGGACCGAGACGTGGTCGCTAGGACCTGAGACGCGGGACGAGAGGGGACGTGAGCTGCAGCCCGGGGTGTGGCCCGATGCGGGGCCTGATTCTCGGGACGAGGTGCGGGACGCCGGGGAGAGCGCGCCGTGGAGTGCGGGGCAGGGTGAGCCTCGGGGACAGGCGGGGTTTGAGGCGGGGGATGGAAGGCGTGGCGAGGCGTCGGCAGGGCCTGGGGCGGGGGCATCGGCCGAAGAACTGGGGCGGCCGGGGGACGGGCTGAAGGCTGGGGCGACAGCCGAAGGGGCGGGAGAGACGTGGGTTGGACCGCGAGCTGGGTCGTCGGCTGAGGGGATGGGGCGGGCGTGGGCCGGACCGGTGGTTGGGGCAACGGCTGAGGGCGTGGGTGAGACGTGGGCTGAGCCGTGTGCCGAGGGTTGCAGCGACGCGGTGGTCGAGGGCCATGGTGGGGCGCGGGCTGTGGGGTGGGGCACGGCCTGGGGCGATGGCCATGGCGGGGCATGGGATGCGGGCCACGGCGAGGCGTGCGGCGTAGAGAGCGGTGGGGCGGGGCGCGAGGGGCATGGCGAGGCGTGGGGCGCAGGGCGTGGTGGGGCGGAGATCGAGGGGCTTGGTGGGCCGGGGAGCGAGAGGCAGGGCGGGGCGGGGAGCGGGGGCCAGAGTGGGGCGTGGGGGCAGAGGCAGAGCGGGGCGTGGGATGGGGGCGGGGCGAGGGGGAGCCGTCGGGCTGGCGGCGGGCCGAGCGGTGGGCGGGGACACGACACGAAAGGCGGGGTGGGGGCGGGGGGCGGGGGCGGGGAGGCCCTACCAGGTGCGGCAGTTCCGGAACCGTAA
- a CDS encoding MarR family winged helix-turn-helix transcriptional regulator yields the protein MARRDESVETIQQEMTAFARRARATAARMHPELSLVSYTLLAHLDDQKGCRATDLAAHYLLDKSTVSRQISALEKLGFVERRVDPDDHRVQVLHPTVKGAQMLANVTASRRQAFHERLADWDEEDLDRFASYLLRYNAAQARLG from the coding sequence GTGGCCCGCAGAGACGAATCCGTCGAGACCATCCAGCAGGAGATGACCGCGTTCGCCCGCCGGGCACGCGCCACCGCCGCCCGCATGCACCCCGAGCTCTCGCTCGTCTCCTACACGCTGCTGGCGCATCTCGACGACCAGAAGGGATGCCGCGCGACCGACCTCGCCGCGCACTACCTCCTGGACAAGTCCACGGTCAGCCGGCAGATCTCCGCCCTGGAGAAGCTCGGCTTCGTCGAGCGCCGCGTCGACCCGGACGACCACCGTGTCCAGGTGCTGCACCCCACGGTCAAGGGCGCGCAGATGCTGGCCAATGTCACCGCCAGCCGCCGCCAGGCGTTCCACGAGCGGCTCGCCGACTGGGACGAGGAGGACCTGGACCGTTTCGCCTCGTACCTGCTGCGCTACAACGCCGCGCAGGCACGGCTGGGCTGA
- a CDS encoding winged helix-turn-helix transcriptional regulator, whose protein sequence is MTERGEEACRQVDTGMTRVFALLGKRWTGLVVAVLLDGPVYFAELRRAVPGISERMLSDRLTELSAAGLVVREVDGGPPLRVSYRLTEAGRALDPALKELSRWAETYLADGGQCPARFRG, encoded by the coding sequence ATGACAGAGCGCGGCGAAGAGGCATGCAGGCAGGTGGACACCGGCATGACGCGGGTCTTCGCGCTGCTGGGGAAGCGGTGGACCGGCCTGGTCGTGGCTGTCCTGCTGGACGGCCCCGTGTACTTCGCCGAGCTGCGGCGGGCGGTCCCCGGAATCAGTGAACGCATGCTCTCGGACCGGCTCACGGAGCTGTCCGCGGCCGGTCTGGTCGTGCGCGAGGTGGACGGCGGCCCGCCGCTGCGCGTCTCGTACCGCCTGACCGAGGCGGGGCGGGCGCTCGACCCCGCGCTCAAGGAGTTGTCCCGGTGGGCGGAGACGTACCTCGCCGACGGAGGGCAGTGCCCGGCACGCTTCCGGGGCTGA
- a CDS encoding sensor histidine kinase: MSRSGEPRALAPAVDRAAYRIVQEGLTNAHKHASGAPVAVALRYEPDSLLVEVVNGPVPPGAAGGPQVSGGQGLTGLRERARLVGGMVHSGPVPGGGFRLAGVLPYGPVAVSATAREPVPTAETAGAAADPDGSGGPGGPDAPIGGFPDTGRGRPVVRTGKDGKPVIDWSRVYAAPDTARFRGEPRRSGFAVGCGLAAGVVVVLGLVTAWGAVELFKAMEESSVSPATFERLKTGAPEDEVRGQLPEESFLNSELNDQGPAKPEGARCATFASDEPSDDWAEERAFRFCFKDGKLVEKQTFVGKV, from the coding sequence GTGTCCCGGTCGGGGGAGCCGCGCGCGCTGGCGCCGGCCGTCGACCGGGCCGCGTACCGCATCGTGCAGGAGGGGCTGACCAACGCGCACAAGCACGCGTCGGGGGCGCCGGTGGCGGTGGCGCTGCGCTACGAGCCCGACTCGCTGCTGGTGGAGGTCGTCAACGGGCCGGTGCCGCCGGGCGCGGCCGGCGGTCCCCAGGTCAGCGGCGGCCAGGGGCTGACGGGGCTGCGGGAGCGGGCACGGCTGGTGGGCGGCATGGTGCACAGCGGTCCGGTGCCGGGCGGCGGCTTCCGGCTCGCCGGGGTCCTGCCGTACGGGCCGGTGGCGGTGTCGGCGACGGCCAGGGAGCCCGTACCGACGGCGGAAACGGCAGGGGCGGCGGCCGACCCGGACGGGTCAGGCGGCCCGGGCGGTCCGGATGCTCCGATCGGCGGCTTCCCGGACACCGGGCGCGGGCGTCCTGTGGTGCGTACCGGCAAGGACGGTAAGCCGGTCATCGACTGGTCCCGGGTGTATGCGGCGCCCGACACGGCGAGGTTCCGCGGGGAGCCGAGGCGCAGCGGGTTCGCCGTCGGGTGCGGTCTGGCGGCGGGCGTGGTCGTGGTCCTCGGCCTGGTGACCGCGTGGGGAGCGGTCGAGCTCTTCAAGGCGATGGAGGAGAGCTCGGTGTCACCGGCCACCTTCGAGCGGCTGAAGACCGGGGCGCCGGAGGACGAGGTGCGCGGACAACTGCCGGAGGAGTCGTTCCTGAACAGCGAGCTGAACGACCAGGGGCCCGCGAAGCCGGAGGGCGCGCGCTGCGCGACGTTCGCGTCCGACGAACCGTCTGATGACTGGGCGGAGGAGCGCGCGTTCCGGTTCTGTTTCAAGGACGGGAAGCTGGTGGAGAAGCAGACCTTCGTGGGGAAGGTCTGA
- a CDS encoding FMN-dependent NADH-azoreductase encodes MATLLHLDSSLYPADGSASRAVTAAFRKAWEEQHPDGTVVYRDLAATPLPHLEAAGFTAAFSAPEDHTPEQRAAFAQRLELVEELEQADAVVLGAPMYNFTIPSTVKAWLDHVIIMGRTTGDESTLKGKPLTVVTSRGGSYAPGTPRAGFDYVQNYLEAVLGTMFGMEVDFIVPELTMAPTNPAMADLIPLYEASRDKAFQEAADKAKALATRLAA; translated from the coding sequence ATGGCCACGCTCCTGCACCTCGACTCCTCTCTCTACCCGGCCGACGGATCCGCCTCCCGCGCGGTGACCGCCGCCTTCCGCAAAGCATGGGAGGAGCAGCACCCCGACGGCACCGTCGTCTACCGCGACCTCGCCGCCACACCGCTGCCGCACCTGGAGGCCGCTGGATTCACCGCCGCCTTCAGCGCCCCGGAGGACCACACCCCGGAGCAGCGGGCCGCTTTCGCGCAGCGCCTCGAACTGGTGGAGGAGCTGGAGCAGGCGGACGCAGTCGTCCTCGGCGCCCCCATGTACAACTTCACGATTCCCTCCACCGTGAAGGCATGGCTGGACCACGTGATCATCATGGGCCGGACCACCGGGGACGAGTCCACGCTCAAGGGCAAGCCGCTGACCGTCGTCACCAGCCGTGGCGGCTCGTACGCCCCGGGCACGCCCCGCGCGGGCTTCGACTACGTGCAGAACTACCTGGAGGCCGTGCTCGGCACCATGTTCGGCATGGAGGTCGACTTCATCGTCCCCGAGCTGACGATGGCGCCCACCAACCCCGCGATGGCGGACCTCATACCGCTGTACGAGGCGTCCCGCGACAAGGCTTTCCAGGAAGCCGCCGACAAGGCCAAGGCCCTCGCCACGCGCCTGGCCGCCTGA
- a CDS encoding sensor histidine kinase produces the protein MNIRGKEQVADGAAVRRTAVRAAARTTAVRAAARTTAVRLAEVRAAAGRGWRCLARPEQWPPYRVVGESLLALLLGLIALGMEKLSDNGDVRTWLVTGAVVVLAPLRRALPGTVLIIAAALSWPCAGMTVLLIVAGWSAGRRIAGSARALAVFAVALVVSTVVPVVQDLPLVSPEKLMILAVSFLAIVAMPGIASRYWSQNRTLVETLHAQRTQLLRENAMIARQTRLRERQRIAQDMHDSLGHQLTLIAVHTGALEVDSELNGRQREAVGVLRGASVAAMRELREVVGLLRDEHEDTAGAHPAIGAGTAPGAGSAGWTRWTRWPRRRVARGREYPCPGRGSRARWRRPSTGPRTASCRRG, from the coding sequence GTGAACATCAGGGGGAAGGAACAGGTGGCGGACGGGGCGGCGGTCCGCAGGACGGCGGTCCGGGCGGCGGCCCGTACGACGGCGGTCCGGGCGGCGGCCCGTACGACGGCGGTCCGGCTCGCGGAGGTCCGGGCGGCGGCCGGGCGGGGGTGGCGGTGCCTGGCCCGTCCCGAGCAGTGGCCGCCGTACCGCGTCGTCGGTGAGTCGCTGCTGGCACTGCTGCTGGGGCTGATCGCGCTCGGCATGGAGAAGCTCAGCGACAACGGCGACGTCCGTACGTGGCTGGTGACCGGCGCGGTGGTGGTGCTCGCACCGCTGCGCCGCGCCCTGCCCGGCACGGTCCTGATCATCGCGGCGGCGCTGAGCTGGCCGTGCGCGGGGATGACGGTGCTGCTGATCGTGGCGGGGTGGTCGGCCGGGCGCCGGATCGCGGGCAGCGCGCGAGCGCTGGCGGTGTTCGCGGTGGCCCTGGTGGTGAGCACGGTGGTGCCGGTGGTCCAGGATCTCCCGCTGGTGTCGCCGGAGAAGCTGATGATCCTGGCGGTGTCCTTCCTGGCCATAGTGGCCATGCCGGGCATCGCGAGCCGCTACTGGTCGCAGAACCGCACCCTGGTGGAGACGCTCCACGCGCAGCGCACCCAACTGCTGCGGGAGAACGCGATGATCGCCCGCCAGACGCGGCTGCGCGAGCGACAGCGCATCGCGCAGGACATGCACGACAGCCTGGGGCACCAGCTCACGCTGATCGCCGTGCACACGGGCGCGCTGGAGGTGGACTCCGAGCTGAACGGGCGGCAGCGGGAGGCGGTCGGCGTGCTGCGCGGGGCCTCGGTGGCGGCGATGCGCGAACTGCGGGAGGTGGTGGGCCTGCTGCGCGACGAGCACGAGGACACGGCCGGAGCACATCCGGCGATCGGCGCGGGCACGGCTCCGGGCGCGGGCAGCGCGGGGTGGACCAGGTGGACGCGCTGGCCGAGGCGTCGCGTGGCGCGGGGGCGCGAATATCCGTGTCCCGGTCGGGGGAGCCGCGCGCGCTGGCGCCGGCCGTCGACCGGGCCGCGTACCGCATCGTGCAGGAGGGGCTGA